A region of the Litchfieldia alkalitelluris genome:
TCTTCAACTGTTGCGATATTACCTTCGATGACACCAGCTTTAATTTCTAATGCTTCATGCTTTTTAGCAAAGTCATTAAGAATTTTAGCAGGAGCTACTACATCATCATTACTGAATGCAATTGCATTCGGACCAGTCAATGCTACATTAAGGCCTGCTAATTCAGCAGCTTCAGCCGCACGACGTGTCATTGTGTTTTTGTATACTTTAAAATCAATACCAGCTTCACGAAGTTGTTTACGTAGTTCAGTCACTTCACCAACTGTTAACCCACGATAGTCAACAACAATTGTTGATTTACTTTCACGAAGTTTCGTTTCGATTTCGGATACGATTTGTTTCTTTTGTTCTACCGCACTGCTCATTCTTACACCTCCTATAGTTTTATAAACACTTAAAATACCGATTCGGTGTAAAAGTATAAAAAACCTCTACGCCTTGCAGACGTAGAGGTGGTATATAGTAATTTAATCGCATATAATATGCTATCACTACACCTCGGCAGGCTATTAAGCTCATTTGACATAAGCACCTACTGTCTACGGTAAAAAAGTATTATTTTTTTAACAACAAAATCTATTATATTTAAAACTTAATTAAAAGTCAACTTCCATTATTTAACTGCTACGAAAGTAGAAGCATCAACTTTTACTCCAGGACCCATTGTAGAAGAAACAGCGACGTTCTTCATGTAAGTTCCTTTTGCAGCTGCTGGTTTAACCTTTAACATAGTTTCATAAATAGTTGTGAAGTTCTCAATTAATTTTTGATCATCAAATGAGATTTTTCCGATTGGAACATGGATGTTAGAAGATTTATCAACGCGGTATTCAACCTTACCAGCTTTGATTTCTTTAACAGCTTTATCTACATCAAAAGTAACTGTTCCAGTTTTAGGGTTTGGCATTAAACCTTTTGGTCCTAACACACGACCAAGTTTACCAACTTCACCCATCATGTCAGGTGTAGCTACGATTACATCAAAGTCAAACCAACCTTGAGTGATTTTTGCGATATAGTCAGTATCACCAACATAGTCAGCTCCAGCAGCTTCTGCTTCTTTCGCTTTCTCACCTTTAGCAAATACTAAAACCTTTTGAGTTTTACCTGTACCATTTGGAAGTACAACTGCTCCACGGATTTGTTGGTCAGCTTTCTTAGGGTCAACTCCTAAACGGAATGCAACTTCAACAGTAGCATCAAATTTAGCAGTGCTTGTTTTCTTTACTAATTCAATTGCTTCAGCAACTGAATAAACACTTGTACGATCTACTAATTTAGCAGCTTCAACGTACTTTTTACCTCTTTTAGCCATGATATTTCCTCCTCGATTGTGGTTTTAACGGATTTACCTCCCACGAATAAAGGTTGCGAACAGGTTATTCCCCTAGTAACGCAACCCCCAAAAAACATGTGACAAAAACATTAGGAATTAGTCTTCGATAACAATTCCCATGCTGCGTGCTGTTCCTTCAACCATACGCATTGCAGATTCAACACTTGCCGCATTTAAGTCAGGCATTTTTGTTTCTGCGATTTCGCGTACTTTGTCACGCTTAACTGTCGCTACTTTATTACGGTTTGGTTCACCAGAACCCGACTCGATACCAGCTGCTTTCTTTAAAAGAACTGCAGCAGGAGGAGTTTTCGTAATAAATGTAAATGAACGGTCCTCAAATACCGTGATTTCAACAGGGATGATCAATCCAGCTTGCTCAGCTGTACGTGCGTTAAATTCTTTACAGAATCCCATGATGTTAACACCTGCTTGACCTAGTGCTGGTCCAACTGGCGGCGCTGGGTTAGCTTTTCCAGCAGGGATTTGTAATTTAACCATTTTAATTACTTTTTTAGCCACGGTACACACCTCCTTAAAGTCCGTGATGTGGTAATAGGGGTTTTCCCTCCCACTCATCTCTTTATATAAAGATAATTTTATTATCCTTACATGTCTTGGTCATGTCTTTTAGACATACTGACCTTTGAAATTTTACCACTTCACGAAATAGATTTCAAGTTTTTTTGTAATTTTTATTTTGAATCACTTTTTCTAGGGCTTGTCTACCCCGAAAAAAGAAATGCGGAAGGCGCTCGTTCATCGGCGACAGGCATAAGACGAGCCGGCTAGAAGGTTGCTTTTTAACCTTCTAGGGTGGATTGACTTATGACCTGAGAGCCGATAGCGCCTGAAGCTAGACACTAAGCTAAGTATAATTTTTCATACTCCATGGTGCTAATTTTAGTTAGCATGGATGTCCTGAAAATAACTGGGAGTAGCAAGTTCCATGCGCTGCGATCCACTCGCGGGATACCGCGGGGTGATCCGTGAGCCTCCTCGTCGCCTCGGGGCTCCTGCGGGGTCTCACGAGACCACTAGATCCCGCAGGAGTCAAGTGGCTCTCCGCACATTTCACAATTAGTAAGTACACTTTCATTTACCATGGTACGATAAAACTAGCACGGGAATCGAATTTGGAAAATTTTGTGTAATTAGAGTTTTTCAATTTGAGCAAAGTCTAATTCAACAGGTGTTTCACGGCCAAACATATTTACATGAACCTTGACCTTATGCTTATCAAGATCAATATCTTCAATAGTTCCTGTAAAGTTTGCAAAAGGACCTTCGTTCACTCGAACCGTTTCTTTTAATTCAAAGTCTACTTCAACTTGCTTTTCGTCTACACCCATTCTCTTTAGCAATGTAGTAACCTCTTCTGGCAAAAGTGGGGTAGGCTTTGAACCAGAACCAGAAGATCCAACAAATCCTGTTACTCCTGGGGTATTACGAACTACATACCATGAATCATCTGTCATGATGATCTCAACTAAGACGTAGCCAGGGAATACTTTTTTCTTAACAACTTTTTTCTTGCCATTTTTAATCTCTGTCTCTTCTTCTTCTGGTACAACCACTCGGAAGATCTTATCTTGCATAGCCATTGATTCTACACGCTTTTCAAGATTTGCCTTAACTTTATTTTCATAGCCCGAATACGTATGTACAACATACCAATTTTTTTCCATTCATTAGGACACTAAGGTCCTTCCCTCCCCTAATTTAAATATCAGGTTTTGTAATAGAAACGTGCAAGCACCCATGATGCGATATCTGAACTTGATCTACTCCTCCGGATCATGAGGGTCCGGAAATCTAGGATAGTAATTCATTTATAAGACTTATTATGTAGATGGTAGTGAAGCCCATAATCGCTAGGCACTGAAATTAGACACCATATCTATTATACATTTCATACTTTTTGCTTGAATTAAAAAAAACCCGTAAGTTGGGTTTTTTTGTTTCCTTATTTAACAATCATTATACCATGAATGAATATGACTTATTCAAGTACTAAACGAATAATTTCAGAAATACCCGTATCAATTAATGCGAAAAACACAGTAACAAACGTAATTGTAGATAGTACAACAATTGTATAACGAGTTAATTCTTTTCTTTTCGGCCAGCTGACTTTTTTCATTTCACGGGCAACACTTCGGAAAAACTTTACTAGACGCTGCATTATTTACCTCCAACAATTTTAGCAAATTCTATTTAGTCTCACGGTGTACAGTATGGTTATTACATGTTTTGCAAAACTTTTTTATTTCAAGGCGCTCATTGGCACTTTCAGTGTTTTTCATTGTCGTATAGTTTCGACTACCGCAATCAACACAAGCTAATACAATCTTCTTTCGCATAAAGCACCTTCTTAATTACTGAAAATAATAAATGTATAAATTCTTTAAAAATGTAACATAAGCTTGTTCTTAATGTCAATACTCGCAGAAAACGCTTTAACAGCTATATTTTAACATCAAAACTCTAATTATAAGCTAATTTCTCTAATCTCCAGGTAGCGTTCAAGCTTTCGTTTTACTCGCTGCAATGCATTATCAATGGATTTGACATGCCTATTTAAATCCTCAGATATCTCCTGATATGATCGTCCATCGAGATAAAGTGCCAGAACTTTCCTCTCTAAGTCACTTAAAAGCTCTGCCATTTTAACTTCAATATCGTCAAACTTTTCTTGGTTAATAAATAGTTCTTCCGGATCCAATATTTTTGCTCCAGAAATCACATCCATCAAGGTTCGATCTGATTCCTCATCATAGATTGGTTTATCTAGAGAAACATAAGAATTTAGCGGAATATGCTTTTGTCTTGTAGCTGTTTTAATCGCAGTTATAATTTGTCTAGTAATGCAGAGTTCTGCAAATGCCTTAAATGAGGTAAGCTTGTCCTCTTTAAAGTCACGAATCGCTTTATAAAGTCCAATCATACCCTCTTGAACAATATCCTCTCGGTCTGCTCCTATAAGAAAATAAGAACGAGCTTTTGCACGAACGAAATTTTTATACTTGTTAATAAGGTAATCGAGCGCATCACTTTCACCAGAATGAACTAGTTCTACAACTTCTTCATCTTCTAATCGTTCATACACTGTGTTGACTTTTCCATTGAAGTTTGAAATCACGTCGATCCCTCCGACCGGACTTATAGATAGCAATATTATACAGGAAATTTTTTCAACACGTCAACAGGTCACTTTTCTCCACGGCGCCATTTTTCAAAAATTTCAGCCACTTCATCAGTAAGAGGAATTTTGGAAGAGCTTTTTTTTTGGTAGGTTTTTTGGACCTTCTTTTCAATTCCTTTTTCAATTAGTCCCATTTCTGTCAAGAGCTCACGCGCTGATTTACGTAAGGCACCTTGTCCAAAAATTGCCCATTGCTCTGTGTAATCGGATGTAGCAACATGAATTTGAGTACGCCGATCACTAAGTTCTTGGGCCAATTTTTCAATTCGTTCATCTGCTGTTTCGTTCTCTCTTGTAAAAATCACTTCAACTTTGTGATTTTTACTTTTCTTTTCCGTTCCCTGTCTGAGGTGGGCATCAAATACGATAATGACTCTGTAACCAGTATAAGCTTGGTATTCTGCCATTTTTTCAATCAGTACGTTTCGTGCCTGTGAAAAGTCTATGGTTTTTAATTTCCGCAAATCTGGCCAAGCTCCAATAATGTTATATCCATCAACAATGAGGATATCCATGACTTTTAGTCACCTAGTGGGTTTCGTTTTCGAAATACCTCATACATTAAGAGACTAGCTGCGACAGATGCATTTAACGATGTAACCTTACCCTTCATTGGAAGTCTAATTAAGAAGTCACATTTATCTTTTATCAGCCTTCCGATTCCCTTCCCTTCACTACCAATAACAAGTGCTAGAGGCATTTCTCCATCGATATTACGATAGTCATCCTTACCTGATGCATCTGTTCCAATTACCCAAACTCCTCTTTCTTTTAACTCGTCAATTGTCCTTGCTAAGTTTGTCACACGTGCAACTGGTATATATTCGATCGCTCCTGTGGATGCTTTTGCAACCGTAGCCGTTAAACCAACCGCTCTTCTTTTTGGAATGATGACACCATGTGCACCTGAAGCATCTGCTGTCCGTAAGATAGATCCCAAATTATGAGGATCTTCTAGTTCATCTAGTAAAAGAAAGAAAGGCTTTTCCCCCTTTTCTTCAGCAAGTTTAAATAAATCCTCTATTTCCGCATATTCGTATGCTGCGACTTGTGCGATAACACCTTGGTGGTTTCCTTCAACCATCTGATCTATTTTCTTTTTGGGAACAAATTGAAGTAAAACACCTTTGTCGTTTGCTAAATTGATAATAACGCTCATTGAGCCTTTTTGTGAGCCTTCTGCAATTAAGATTTTGTTAATTTCTCTTTCGGATTTAAGGGCTTCACTTACAGGATTTCTTCCAATAATAAAATCTGATGCCACTTTTTGTTCCTCCTTTCGTATAATAAGTTATTTATGTATCACTTTGATTGAAATAAAAGAACTTCGGAGATTTGTTCTGCCCTAAAGATACCCAGTTGAGCCATTCAACATGGTGCGAATACTTCATTAGCATCGAGGTCTACTCTGAAAACATCCTTTATTGATCAATAAATTCAAATGCAGCTTCTATGATTTCTTCTAATCTGTCTACATTCTGTGTTAGGTGGTAGTAACCCATCAACGCTTCAAAAGATGTACTGTATCTATAGGTTTGGACGTCTGTATTCTTTGGAACGGTTCCGCTTTTAGCGTTTCGGCCTCTGCGCAAAACCCCTTGTTCTTCCTCAGTAAAAAATTCACGCTCGATTAAATGATGTAATATAGAGCTTTGTGCTTTAGCAGATACAAACCGTTTGGCTATTTTATGCAAATCATTAGGTCTTACTGTCCCTTTAGAAAGTAGATGGTGACGGACATACTTTTCATAAACCGCATCTCCCATATAAGCTAAAGCTAGACTATTTAATTGTTTGGCATCAATGTTTGATGTGTCTAGTAGCATTTATTAACCTCTTTTCCAACGGGTTCCCTGTGGAGTGTCCTCTAAAATCACATTTTTTTCTTTCAATTCATCTCGGATTTGATCTGATAGAGCAAAATCTCGATTCTTTCGTGCTTCAATACGTTTTTGAATTAGAGCTTCAATTTCTTCATCTAGTAAATCGTTCTCAGGGCTTATCTCTAATCCTAACACATTAAACAGTTCTTCAAATTCCTTGATAAAAGCCTCGATCACAACGCTCGCTGTATTTTTTGATTGAAGGTAGTAATTTGCTTGTTTAGATAACTCAAAAAGTATTGAAATCGCATTAGCTGTATTAAAATCATCATCCATTACAGTAATAAACTCTTCTCTTAAATTAGCTAATTTTCCAAACCATTCTTGATCATCTGTTGTTAAATTTGAACTACTTTCTTTTCTATGAAGTAAGTTTGTGTAAGATGTTTTGATTCGATCTAACCCTTTTTTCGTACTTTCAAGTAATTCCTCATTATAGTTAATTGGATGTCTATAGTGGACTGAAAGCATAAAGAATCGAATTAACTGCGGGTCATGCTGCTTAATAATGTCATGTACTAGAATGAAATTACCTAGTGATTTTGACATTTTTTCATTATCAATATTAATATACCCATTGTGCATCCAATAATTAGCAAAGGTCTTTTCGTTTATCGCTTCTGATTGGGCAATTTCATTTTCATGGTGAGGGAATGCTAAATCTTGGCCACCTGCATGAATATCAATGGTTTCACCCAAGTACTTTTTAGCCATTGCAGAACACTCAATATGCCAGCCAGGTCGACCCTCTCCCCAAGGACTTTCCCAAGAAATTTCTCCTGGTTTCGCATTTTTCCATAAAACAAAATCTAGGGCATCCTCTTTTTTATCACCAACTTCAATTCTTGCTCCTACCTTTAAATCATCAATTGATTGGTGACTCAATTTTCCATAGCCATCAAACGATTTTGTGCGGTAATATACGTCACCACCCGCTTCATAGGCATATCCCTTTTCGATAAGAGCCTGAATGAAATCAATGATAATATCAATACTTTCAGTTACTCTAGGGTGGACAGTTGCTTTTTTGCACCCTAATGCTGAAACATCTTCAAAATACGCATTAATGAAGCGCTCTGCGATCGTTGGCACATCCTCCCCTAGCTCATTCGCTGCTTTAATTAACTTATCGTCAACATCGGTAAAATTCGAGACAAAATTCACATCATAACCGCGGAATTCAAAGTAACGTCTCACCGTATCAAAAACAATCGCAGGACGTGCATTCCCAATATGAATATAGTTATAGACAGTTGGGCCACATACATACATTTTAACTTTATTTTCTTCTAATGGTTTGAACAATTCTTTTTTTCTAGTAAGTGTGTTATATATTTGAATGGACATTTTTTGCTTCCCCTTTCTTAAGCTCAGCTTTTAATTGACTTAGTTCAAGCTCAAGTTCTTTCATTCGGTCTGAGATTGGGTCTGGAACATCACAATGGTTTAGTTTATTAATTCTTACTCCATTCTGAATAACCACTCTTCCCTTAATACCTACAACAGTTGAATTGGGCGGCACATCATTTAGTACTACTGCTCCTGCTCCAACCTTTGAATTTTCGCCAATCGTAATAGACCCTAACACTTTAGCTCCAGTTGCTATCAGTGCATTATCCTTTATTGTTGGATGTCTCTTACCCTTTTCTTTTCCTGTTCCTCCTAAGGTTACCCCTTGAAATACAGTAACATTATCTCCAATTTCACAAGTTTCCCCAATTACTACTCCCATGCCATGGTCTATAAAAAAACGTTTTCCTATCTTTGCTCCGGGGTGAATTTCTATTCCAGTAAAAAATCTACTAACCTGAGAGATAAACCTTGCTAGGAAAAATAAATTTTTCTTATAAAAACCATGCGCTAGTCGATGAAACCAAATCGCATGTAATCCTGAGTAAGTAAGAATTACCTCAAGATGAGTCCTTGCTGCAGGGTCTTGTTCGAACACAACCTCAATATCTTCCTTCATTCTACGAAACATTTTCTCCACTCCCCATCTGAAAAAAACATAAGGCTTCTACCCCTCGGCGGATGTTATAAGATACATTGTCTTATTAAACCAACCAATAGAGCCTTAAGTTAGCCCCATATCATATTAACGAAAACACTAAGATATGATAAATAAGAATACAAAAACGCCTCTGTGAATATCACAGAGACGTAGTATACGCGGTTCCACTCTGTTTAGGTGAAATTTTTAGTATATATCACCTCAACTTATGCCCCTGTAACGGAGGGTGGCCGCTTTTACCTACTCATACAAATGTATTTTCAACAAAAGACTCAAAGGTGCATTTCAAAAAACATTTTAACTTAAACCACTTTCAGCCGGTGATGGTTCTCTCTAAAAAGAAAATGTTTTTCTACTCTCCTTCTCAACATGTTAACAATTATTAGAATACTGCTTTGGAATTTTTAACTATATAGATAAATATATTATATTTTGCTCGAAATGTTAACTAATTAATACTTTCCAGGACTAATTTATATTCTAGCCTTATAAAAAAGCAAGGGTAACCGGCGCGAAATAATGATACTAGGTTAAACCTTTATACTTTCTTAACAAGAAATAAGAACATGCCCTTTCTTAAGAAAAACCTTAGTTATAAATGCTTTCAATACGAGAAATTACCTTATCTCTCCCAAGAAGGTGGATAGCCATTGGTAAGTCCGGACCGTGTGTTTGACCTGTCGTTGCTACACGGATTGGCATAAAGAGCTTCTTACCCTTTTGGCCAGTAGTTTTTTGAACAGTCTTCATAGCAGCCTTAATATCTTCTGCTGAAAAAGATTCGAGATTTTGCAACTCACTAACAAATGCTTTTAGAACTTCTTCAACCTGTTCTTCAGCTAATACTTCTTTTGCTTCTTCCTCATAAACAAGTTCTTCTCTAAAGAAAAGATCAGTTAGTGGAACAATTTCTGCACCAAAGCTCAATTTTTCTTGATGTAAGGCAATAAGTTCCTTAGCCCATTCTCTTTCATTCTCAGACATATTTGTAGAAACACGACCCGCTTTAACTAAGTGTGGTAATGAAAGCTCCACTAACCTTTCAAT
Encoded here:
- a CDS encoding NYN domain-containing protein: MDILIVDGYNIIGAWPDLRKLKTIDFSQARNVLIEKMAEYQAYTGYRVIIVFDAHLRQGTEKKSKNHKVEVIFTRENETADERIEKLAQELSDRRTQIHVATSDYTEQWAIFGQGALRKSARELLTEMGLIEKGIEKKVQKTYQKKSSSKIPLTDEVAEIFEKWRRGEK
- the cysE gene encoding serine O-acetyltransferase, coding for MFRRMKEDIEVVFEQDPAARTHLEVILTYSGLHAIWFHRLAHGFYKKNLFFLARFISQVSRFFTGIEIHPGAKIGKRFFIDHGMGVVIGETCEIGDNVTVFQGVTLGGTGKEKGKRHPTIKDNALIATGAKVLGSITIGENSKVGAGAVVLNDVPPNSTVVGIKGRVVIQNGVRINKLNHCDVPDPISDRMKELELELSQLKAELKKGEAKNVHSNI
- the rlmB gene encoding 23S rRNA (guanosine(2251)-2'-O)-methyltransferase RlmB, producing MASDFIIGRNPVSEALKSEREINKILIAEGSQKGSMSVIINLANDKGVLLQFVPKKKIDQMVEGNHQGVIAQVAAYEYAEIEDLFKLAEEKGEKPFFLLLDELEDPHNLGSILRTADASGAHGVIIPKRRAVGLTATVAKASTGAIEYIPVARVTNLARTIDELKERGVWVIGTDASGKDDYRNIDGEMPLALVIGSEGKGIGRLIKDKCDFLIRLPMKGKVTSLNASVAASLLMYEVFRKRNPLGD
- the rplK gene encoding 50S ribosomal protein L11, with the protein product MAKKVIKMVKLQIPAGKANPAPPVGPALGQAGVNIMGFCKEFNARTAEQAGLIIPVEITVFEDRSFTFITKTPPAAVLLKKAAGIESGSGEPNRNKVATVKRDKVREIAETKMPDLNAASVESAMRMVEGTARSMGIVIED
- the cysS gene encoding cysteine--tRNA ligase, whose product is MSIQIYNTLTRKKELFKPLEENKVKMYVCGPTVYNYIHIGNARPAIVFDTVRRYFEFRGYDVNFVSNFTDVDDKLIKAANELGEDVPTIAERFINAYFEDVSALGCKKATVHPRVTESIDIIIDFIQALIEKGYAYEAGGDVYYRTKSFDGYGKLSHQSIDDLKVGARIEVGDKKEDALDFVLWKNAKPGEISWESPWGEGRPGWHIECSAMAKKYLGETIDIHAGGQDLAFPHHENEIAQSEAINEKTFANYWMHNGYINIDNEKMSKSLGNFILVHDIIKQHDPQLIRFFMLSVHYRHPINYNEELLESTKKGLDRIKTSYTNLLHRKESSSNLTTDDQEWFGKLANLREEFITVMDDDFNTANAISILFELSKQANYYLQSKNTASVVIEAFIKEFEELFNVLGLEISPENDLLDEEIEALIQKRIEARKNRDFALSDQIRDELKEKNVILEDTPQGTRWKRG
- the secE gene encoding preprotein translocase subunit SecE — encoded protein: MQRLVKFFRSVAREMKKVSWPKRKELTRYTIVVLSTITFVTVFFALIDTGISEIIRLVLE
- the rplA gene encoding 50S ribosomal protein L1, with product MAKRGKKYVEAAKLVDRTSVYSVAEAIELVKKTSTAKFDATVEVAFRLGVDPKKADQQIRGAVVLPNGTGKTQKVLVFAKGEKAKEAEAAGADYVGDTDYIAKITQGWFDFDVIVATPDMMGEVGKLGRVLGPKGLMPNPKTGTVTFDVDKAVKEIKAGKVEYRVDKSSNIHVPIGKISFDDQKLIENFTTIYETMLKVKPAAAKGTYMKNVAVSSTMGPGVKVDASTFVAVK
- the nusG gene encoding transcription termination/antitermination protein NusG codes for the protein MEKNWYVVHTYSGYENKVKANLEKRVESMAMQDKIFRVVVPEEEETEIKNGKKKVVKKKVFPGYVLVEIIMTDDSWYVVRNTPGVTGFVGSSGSGSKPTPLLPEEVTTLLKRMGVDEKQVEVDFELKETVRVNEGPFANFTGTIEDIDLDKHKVKVHVNMFGRETPVELDFAQIEKL
- a CDS encoding Mini-ribonuclease 3 — translated: MLLDTSNIDAKQLNSLALAYMGDAVYEKYVRHHLLSKGTVRPNDLHKIAKRFVSAKAQSSILHHLIEREFFTEEEQGVLRRGRNAKSGTVPKNTDVQTYRYSTSFEALMGYYHLTQNVDRLEEIIEAAFEFIDQ
- the rpmG gene encoding 50S ribosomal protein L33; the encoded protein is MRKKIVLACVDCGSRNYTTMKNTESANERLEIKKFCKTCNNHTVHRETK
- the sigH gene encoding RNA polymerase sporulation sigma factor SigH, coding for MISNFNGKVNTVYERLEDEEVVELVHSGESDALDYLINKYKNFVRAKARSYFLIGADREDIVQEGMIGLYKAIRDFKEDKLTSFKAFAELCITRQIITAIKTATRQKHIPLNSYVSLDKPIYDEESDRTLMDVISGAKILDPEELFINQEKFDDIEVKMAELLSDLERKVLALYLDGRSYQEISEDLNRHVKSIDNALQRVKRKLERYLEIREISL
- the rplJ gene encoding 50S ribosomal protein L10, with the protein product MSSAVEQKKQIVSEIETKLRESKSTIVVDYRGLTVGEVTELRKQLREAGIDFKVYKNTMTRRAAEAAELAGLNVALTGPNAIAFSNDDVVAPAKILNDFAKKHEALEIKAGVIEGNIATVEEVKALADLPSREGLLSMLLSVLQAPIRNFALATKAVADQKEEQGA